Sequence from the Scomber scombrus chromosome 1, fScoSco1.1, whole genome shotgun sequence genome:
GACAGAGGTGCAGAAGTTCGAAGAGATATGAAATGACTGCATTTTGCTTCTGTGAACAATAATCATCTCTAATGAAACtaagtgaaaacacattttgcattaacaatgaagaaagaaatgtaAGTCTTtagaaaaggcagaaaaagacGGGTCACCTGTGTAGTATCAAGATAAAGACACCtaaaattaagtaaataaaCCCCTCTAGGTAATAAACATTGGCACTTTGTTACGGTTTTAGTACCATATTagtaatatatgtttttacCTGATCTTTGTGCTGTAAAGTGTAGTTTCTTTTATATTAGTGTACATTCAACTTAATGTTGATGTATATATTATTCTGCCTGTCCCCTGTCACTGTATATGTACAATATTACTAAATGTCAGATACTGTGATAACTGTGAAGTTCAgctatatatttaaatgttagttGTTCTTTGGTTGCAGAATGTTTATTTATCTGGATATCAGTTGCACACAGTGTGAAAACTAAacagtgaatgtaaatgtgtgcatttgaaatcatatttgtatttttggatTACActaataatgtgtgtttatatttttgtagttgtgtgtgtgttttaacgcaatgtacatacatttacagaaaaatggTGGTCCATTTATTGTGCTAAATATTTCTTTCTACATTACTTTAGAAGATGTATAGTGAAGCTGGATACTCATGAGTGTCTTTGTACTATGGTTATGTTCAGTCTTATCCCTGTTGGCTCGGTATACACCACAGAGTTCCTGCACCCGTGGCTTCACCGAGCATGATTATTCTGCACTGTCACATGCTAGATTTACAGTCACTCTATCACACCGCAATGTCCTAATTTGGTGTTTCACACAAGGTTGAGGATCATGCCCAGGCTGTGATGAGTGGGTGTATAATTCAGTCTGGATagtgtttgtttaattgtgGTGTGAGCACCTCGCCAAATTTCTGTCCTGCATGGTCTCAACCATCTACTTAACATGTCATCATTCTAGTCGTGCTCATTCTGTGGAAAGCCTGGAATGTAAATATCGattattctttttaatttaaggaATGAAAGGAGCAAAAATTAAATGAGTTTAGTTGAGACTAATAAAAGCATATTAGCACATGTCTGAAATCCCTGTATAATAGTCCTAAAGGAGTcacagtaaaagaataaaagaatagCAGAAAAATGCAAAGGTCACagcattgtttttaaaaaatacctgcattgagagctgcaacgattagtccaTTAATTGATTCGTCTTTATAAAGCacaaatgccaaacatttgctggttgaGGCTTTTTTTGTGTCATGCATTATGATGGAACTGAATTTCTTTGAATTAATgaaaacattagaaaacatcaccatctttcacaattttatgGCCTTTTATAGGCCTAGACAAAACTGTCAATTGTtcatttgagaaaataataatagataattagcatattaatcaataatgaacataattaCAGTTACAGCCCTCTTTGCGTTCTCATGTAGTACCTTTTAAGGTTCAAGAAGGAATTTTAAAGGAATTCAAAAGGGATCAAAAGGGATCCAGGAGAAATTTTGCATAAATCCTATAAGAACTCACGATGAATACAGCACAAAGTCATTTCCAGGAATTCTacatttttctggttttatAACTCCAGCATGAGTCTACATTGCTACCAGTAATACTTGCATCTGCAGGATTACAACAGCAAAAATTAAATAAcgtttaataatgataataattttcATAATCAGTGTGGTTGCTTAATGATGCCCTtcagatatgttttaagacatatcCGCTttgaattataatttaataaataaataatctagttaaaaatccttaaaatgacacctGCTCCTTgtccctcattgaaaaatctGAATCTCtgaatattcaatatttttcatttcaaaaagaCATCTCTTCAATTCAATTATGGTCTGTGTGccctggaggcttcaagtttccgtatcacacattatcacacagcagtaaaataataaatctgtGCTACTTCATGATGTGTTTCAACACTGCAACTATATACGCATCCTCTCGTTACTTTTGAAGAACTTGGTGAAGTAATATATACAGCCAGCCTAACCGGTGGCCCGCAGGTCAACtctatataaaatgtaaaagctgaagaaaaaacatcaccCGAATAACGGACACTTTTGCCACAATAAATCCTTCAAACCAGCAGAGTGTCCCTGTGTAATTTATACTAGATCCTGTACTGCATACTCCAGTACAGTAGGTGGCAAAGCAAAGGAAGAAGAGCTCCTAGCTACCTAATATTGAATTTGGATAACAGATAGCACAATGTCAATTATCCACGCTGAAAAGAAATTTTAATGCCAAAAATTGTCTATTCAAAAGCGACTGGACTGAAAAATATCTGTGCAGCTCGGTCCATCCGAGAAATGTACTATCAAATGCTGTGATGTAGCTAGAGATGAAATGTCAAAGcaaattatgtgtgtgtgtgtgtgtgtgtgtgtgtgtgtgtgtgtgtgtgtgtgtgtgtgtgtgtgtgtgtgtgtgtatctatgtatagagagagagactcatACTGACTCATACTGAAGTGggctctccttcctcctttgtGTTTCAGTCTCATCCCTCtgttaaattacatttgaaagttTTCCTCTTCATATGAACATGGAATGAGACTAGGCGGAACTCTCTCAGCAAGAAGAAAGAGATTAATAGCAGAAACACCTCCAGCTGTCACTTTAAAGGTCAGCGTTGACTGTCGGCACCCTTCGCTTAGGTGCTAACCAACCAAGCATTTCAAGGCTGTCAACAGCTATTGGAGGACTAATCCCTTTTCTATTCATAACCTGTAATGTGGGCACCTCTTTACGTCTTATCTGTAATCATCTTTCACTATAGAGCAAGTGAGTCTTCTTTCAGACTTTTATGCcttgtgtcagtttgtgtgcAGTTTGCAGTGAATTTTAATGATGTTGCATATCTAGGCTAAACATGGTCAAACTTCCAGACTTTGAGGTGAACATAATTATGTAGAGTACTTCTTTGCAATTGTTTTTTCTACCTGGCTAACAGGCCGGCATCGTCTCATCTGTTCTGTAGGCTTCGTTGCAAAGGTTGTTGCTTaagtttttccatgtgttgtgtgtgctgTCCACTCTGATATTTTGGATCGGGTATTGGCTTGAACATTTACGGATGAATTTGAGAAGAAGAAATCTATGTGGTTTGTTGACAGATGTATCTGATGAGGGGCAACTTCTGGCCAATCCGAACAGAGTGGGGTCCTTGGAAGGGGGACCTTAAAGGGATGGTTCGCATTTTTTGAAGTGGGGTTATATTATGTACTTAGCTATACTCAGTGTATTACCTGCAGTTGATAGGAGACAGCATCCCCCTAATGTGTACCAGAACAGAAGTTTAGCAATTTACTGCTGTGGAAGCGGccagaaaacatattttagccACATAAAAAAGGCACTCCTAAAAAACATCTACATCAGTTTTAGTACATGCTACATTAGGAATATTTTCTTTAGGCAGCCTACGACTACATTTTCTCAACCATAGAACTTCCGTATTCCTATGCATGCCAGGCACTGTATGATACTGCAGATCAGCTATCTGATCTCGCAATAGCACTTTCTGACCCAAGCAGCTGATCTGCAGTGAAACACAATCCACAATACTCCTGACTCCTTTTCCAAATTTAGGGGGTGCAGACCCCCATTTATTGCAAGTAATACACTGCCTATGGATAATTATCTCATACAACAACCccacttaaaaaaatacaaactacCCTTTTAAAGAGACAGGCACTAAAACAGTCCATTTCACACAGATGTTGAACTGAGAGGCTGTGCAAAGGGTCCGTATGAGTTAGTGTAATTCATGATATTCTCGTGGAGATTGCATTATCTTCATTGCCTTTCATTCTTCATTCATTATTTGGATCTTCATTAGCTTCCACAAAGTGGTTGCTAGGGTTCACAgcaattataaaacaaatagcaatttaaaatatagaaaacaagCCAAGTATAATTATAAAACAATTGAGAACTTTTCCTGTGCGAGGCTTGGttaaatttaattatattattaggGTCAAAGGACCTTCCATAAATTACATTTCCCCATTACAGCAGCGTGTAGCATTTCCTCCATATTCTAAATATTATCCATATCTATTTTTTTCATCTGGGAAGTGAGTATTTGTTACTTACTCTAAGCTTAATCCTGCCAACAAAAAGAAGtatactttttgtcatatctcaCAGGGGCTTTACTCCATCATTCCAATTTTTCACAACTTTGTCAATCAGTTTATTCCTAATGActtaattattttctgtttctgttttaatgtattgGTGTCCTGGCAGACCAGTCATATTGAACGCTTTGTGGAAAGATTGTACTTGGGATAAAAGCTGAAATTTGTATTAAAGGAAAGTGTTCTGCATATTTTGATTTTATACAATATGCAAAATAACTGTAActttcctaaaataataataatttcagatAACATGAATTAcataactaataatgttttgagaagaaataaatttacattttgctATGGTGAAATTTATTCTTGGCGTCCAGAGGGTAGCCGGTGGtccttgtatgttaaatatgttggtagGATGAGGGTTACTTAATCAAGCTGATAGAAATTATGGTTgcatacatttccatttttctctggcctcatattttcaaaatatgtCTCTGCTTGTTATTTTCTcttcatgaaaaataaatgttacccAAACTAAACCGAAATgggaattttaatgtgtttaatgtggAAATTCTTCTCCTAATTTACTTAAAACTCTTATTTTACACTGTTAAAGATAAGTGTTTTTTGATTATGTAACAGAGGAACAGCCAGAAAAGTGTATGTTGGGAAACAGCAGTACACAATGAGTGCAGCAAGAGGGAGGCAAATCTCCTTGTAACTTCAGGCCTCTTCAGTAGTTTGTTCATTATATATGAAGTGTTAAAGTAATAATTTAAATCTCatgaaatacacagaaaattgtattttcatttttgttagGGCAACAGCGGTTTTACCTGGCGTCCGCCCATTATTTCCAACTGACAATTTTTATGAGACCTTGGTAACAGCCTGCATGGATCTGAAAGGCAGAGCGGGCCTGCCATGAATGAAAAGCTCGAGCACAGATGCTACtaatgttactttttaatgtcatCATGTCTAAGAGCTTCTGTGGAACTATATGAGACATTATGGTATCTGGGACATTATGTTTACTGGGAAATAATGGTATATGGCCACTTTATGATGGCTGTGAATTCACATATACTGTACCCTTTAATGTGTGCATTTTATAGATCGGGGAGGAATACAAGAcataaatcaatacattcaCCAAGCAACAGTAAATTAAGCACATTTACAATGATAGTCTGTTTTTATGAAGAGCCGAAATTTACTATCCACTCTGtcctgctgttgctgctacAGGTCCTCATACATCATTAGAGACGGTGCAGCTCTGCCTTGAAGCTCAAATACATACACAAGATCAAGCACATACACAAGCATAGATTTCTATCTTTTCTGCAACCATCTGGCTAACAAAGCTTTCTTTGGAGGATAGCAGTTTCTTGTATAGTACCTATGAAAAACATTCACCCCTCCCCTGgaagttttcatgttttattgttttacaacGGTGAATAAAAGTAGATTTAATGTAGCTAATTTATGAAAATTATAATACAAAATACTTGTTTGCTTGAGTAGTCACCTCTTTTAAGTCAGTATTTAGTCGATGCACCTTTGCCAGTATTGAGTGAGGAAAATTCCCTTTGAATTTTTGCATTTACTGTATGGATGCTGTAGTTTTTCTGCACACTTCTTTGCAAAACCGCTCAAACATCAGTCAGAATCCTTTTTGGGTTCCTGCCACATAATCTCAATTGTATTGTGATCTGGACTCTGactaaaaaaggaaattaacattgttgttattttcaaaCCAGTCATGTATAGTTTTGACTTTAATCAACCTTCACTTCAACGTCTATTCTCACACAGTGACAATCAATTAAAATCCACTGATTACTCTCTAAAACCAATCAGCTGCACCAGTGGTGATTAAGGTGTGTTCCATTATAAAGtgggtgaatatttatgcaaacatacattttgtgtgttatttgtcATTAATCTAGATCACTTTGCAGAGATCTCTTTCCACTTTGACTATAAAGGGTGTTTTTGTTAAATCAGCATCACAAAAGTACCTTATTAATTAAAGGTTTAATTAAAAGCTGTTAatttataaaacatgaaaactttaaaactgtatgaatatttttaagggctctatttgaaaatgaaattttgTAGAACAAGATCAGGTTTGGGTTATTGTCTTACTGGAGTAACAAGGCTTAAGTGACttggttttacatttttatttttcacgtCAGAATTTAGCAGCCCTTGTTGCCCACAAATCATGCAacaagtttaaaatgtttctgtttgagTTTGAATAACAAGAGAAAATACAGATGAACAAATAGGAATATTTGTGAAAAGTCCATCAGAAGATGAACAATAATCCATACATCCATAACAAGttcaaactataaaaataatcttttaataTAAACTACATATTCAGTGCACAGAACAAATGTACAAATCATAAAGTTCACACTTTGATCGAAACAAAGGTAAGcatgttaaaaaaatcaattaacatGGTCATATGAGTTAATATCTTAATTAGTTAAAATGATCAGCATAAATAGGattgtaaataaattatgagcctttttttctctgcctCCAAACATCCTTGGCCAGCAGGGTGTCGTAAGTTATTCCACCATAGGGCTTCTACTTTGGCCGTCTGCATCTGTGAAGAAAAGAGGAATCTTATAAAAGCATAAATTTAGACACAGCAGACCTCAGAAAGTCTTCCACTCTGCCAGCTTTCAGTCTGGATGATGTGTGACTTAgcaggaggttttttttgtgtgtttccaaaACCATTTGAGCATTTTCTGCTCAAATATGTGATGTTGCGctcaacagacacacaaatgtaaataaatcagTATTTAATGAATGCAGTAAAATTACCCCTTTACTTATGCTGGATCCTTTTATCCGCAGCACATgtttaataatctttttttcGTTTTCCTCTCAGCATTTCCATTTATACttactgtgtatgaaatgaCGAGGACATAAGTATGGTCCTTTTCATGTGTCTAATGTCACTTTTGAGTACAGATAAGAGCATTTGGGGAATATGTCCGTGGTAAAAGAGCAGATCGTTACCGTTATATCAAAGTCTCTCTCTGGTTTCTACCTGCAGGTGGATTGATCAAAACGTTGATGCTTGAGGGCGCAGATGGAAGAGTTGAGATGACAGGGATTGATCGATGTTGGCTGACGAATGGGCTCAGGCCTCGGAAGACAGTCACAGCGCTCCACATCTATCTCACAGTCCGGCATCCATGAAGTGAGTGGAAACTCTAAGCAAGATGTCAAAATGGTTTATTCAAGTCACAAAGACAATATAAGTACAATAAATTAATTTCCATCTTGTTAGCTGAGTCATCATCACTATGAAAAACCCAACAATTTTATACCTTAAAATTAATTTAccaaataataatgatggaaTTAGAATATTTGTTAATGGGTTTTTAAGAGGATAATTAATAGATTGAAATTAATTAAGGTATTTTTAATGGATTATTTGCATGGTTTAAAAGCCTTATAGCCTAATAATTTACACCTTAAAATGCCTTTGGGGAAATTTCTTGAGTAGTTTTTATCAGGTTTTGTCCATtgtaagtttttgtttttaacccgTAAATGCACTTAATTATTAAATACAAGGCTTTTAAAATTAAGTTGTGGGTAAATGGGAAAGCTGTGCCTCAACTACTGAACCCTAATTTGATcctgaaggctgtgccatcggtgtcagagtgtgtgtgaatgattctcctcctgatgtgcaggttggcaccctactggcagcctctgccatcattgtgtgaatgcgtgtgtgaatgttggcatgtagtTCAAAATgctgagtggtcagaagactagaaaggcactaTATAAGTGCTGTCCATTCACCATTTGAATTAAGGAGTAATTAATGGTATTTTAACAGATTCTTGTTTTATAGTGCAtactataaaaatataacagtgGTTATACTTTGAAACTAGTGTTCAATAAACAATATAGATATAATGCTGGATTTTGGAtaacaaaatgcttttttaaacagACAAGATGGAGAATTGTACTGAAAAAATGTACTTGGACACAGTGATGCTTTGGGCTAAATGCTAGCATTAAAACCAAAGTTATTAGGATACATCCTCTGGGAGCCATATATTTGTACAAGATTTTAAGCCAATTTCTTCAACATTTGTTGAGACGTttcagtttggaccaaagtgTTATTATTTTGAATTCCAATTTAAAATACAGTCTGtgaacataaaatatgaaaacatgatgtTTTGTGGACTTCTTCTaaaaagctgcagcacacaTCCAAGAAGCCTttctatatactgtacatatttgcatacacacacctggTGTGCTGGAAGGGTAAGGTATGCATCTGTCACTTGAACAATCCCAAATCAGCCCACTGGCGCAAAGTCTCCTGGAGTCCTCTGCGCCTGACAGCTGTCCGATCGGAGAGCAGCTGCCAACGAAACAGATGGATTAGAACAGAATTTTGTTGAAAAACATCTCACCAAATTCAGTTGGGAAATAATGATGGAGGTTTTGGACTCACCCACTGCTCCTGTGAGGTTGAGCATCACGTCGTATTATGGCAGGCTCCATGCATCTGCATTCTGTATGATTGGCTACTTTTATAAGCACAGGCTCTGGTATAAACTTGAATGGAATCACACTAAGGACCTGAAGGACAAataatcacacagacacacacacataggtcTAAGAGTTATTGACTGCTGAAAACTAGCGCTGTTTCTACCATCTAAGATCCAATACTCGAAAGGATTTGGTGACTCACAGTTTTATTGACATATACAGtagttgtgtttctgcaggtgaCACCCTCTTGATTGCAGCAGCCACTGCACCTGTCAGTAGGAAAACAAATTCACATCTGGGTAAAGTGACATGCGTGGCATAATGTAGAAAATTAAGTGGGTTGTTATAACtgtgggatttttaaaaatatatttaaaagatcAGAGTACATGAATactgattaaaataaatcatccCAATAATTCAATATGCAATCTAACATGACTGATTGGAGGGTAACTGATATGAGTGAGAGATGAGATTTTTTTGGAAAACATGATCATTCGCTTTCTCACCAAAAATTAGATGacaagattgataccactctcatgtctgtatgtcatgtctgtaaatataaagctacagcTACAGCCATTACTGCACACAGTCGAGATATACTGTAGTCTAGCACATAACTTTACATAAAACCACAAGTAATTTTTGCACTTGTCTCTTAAAACTATTGCTTTagcaaaattattaaaaaatcttATGAAAATGGTTTTGTAAATAGTTTTAAGCTAAGAGATTTGCCGTATCATATTATACATAATATGGGCTTTTGTTGTTTGTGGCAATGTTTCAATGCCACCAACAGCTGCTAGATACTGACTCACATTAAAAAAGCGTTCATTTCTCTCTAGACGCACTAAGTCACAAATAGTTTTTTAAGTAGTCATTGTGGTCTCAATCACTACATTCATGCCCTCTGATAACAGCATTGGTGGCCATATTGTAAATGATTGCTCCaataataagatttgaagatttCTAggagctttgatgtctgccgcGTGGGTTTTGAcaactgtgattgacagttggctcacctgctgctctccccggCTTCAGCACTCGGATTATTGTTTTGTGATATTTCTGTAAGATTACTGTTACTTGGTTATGATTCTTGCCCTGTTGGCACAAATAAGCTAAAGTAGCTAACATTAGTTTTGCACATTGTTCCCACATCTGGATCTGGTTTCGTGTTCAACTAGTCTAGTTTCGTGTTTTAGCACTGTGTCTGTTCATTCTGCCATAGGGTTAAAAAACACggactttctatttttttataaacTTATCACAATCCTCTTGGGCGGCGCTAAGCCCACGATGCAGCCAAAGTGCCCTTGCAAAATAGTGTCAGTGGGAGGGGGGCAGCTTGTTTTGGTTGAAGATTTGCACATGGGGAGGCGAGCCCTAGCATTTAAGTGACTAAAATGcaacataaaacagtaaaagacaTGCCTATGGCATACAATTTTTGCTGATAACAAAAAACTTGAGGATTTTGAAAACAGTAACACTCAGATAACGTAAGGGGAAGAGAATTAGTCAGCCAAGGCAAGCTTATATCCAAAGTGTACATCCTGTGAGTCAGACCAATGTTCAACAAACCTGTGGATGGACACGCAGGGAGGCTTGAAGAACATTGAGGGGTCTGTGCCTAGCTCCTTGGCCACGTCGACACATGTTTCCCTGGGCATGCACTGAGTCCGCTGCCACTCCTCATCTATGGCTAAATGGGAGATGGACAATGTTTACAtccacattgacacacacacacacacacagacttgaaCACttgaactgtattttttatCCAACCTCTAAGTATCTCCAGGCTGTAAGATTCAGCAGCATAACGTGTAGAGCGGTGAGACCctgctgaaggaggagaggataggGTCTCTGTCTGGGTCTCTGGCTGCTGCAGTCTCATACGACACTTCCACAGCTTCCAGTCAGGAAAGTCTGCAAGCCTCAGCAGCTCATCAAGGCTGGACGCTGACCGCACCTTCCTTTCCCACTCCTTCATTACCTGCAGAGATCACAGTGAGTCATACATAAGAAAAAACTCCTCAATGAAGTCTCAGTTTCACTTGATGTAACTAAATGTCTTTTGGGGATGGAAACTTTGTGGTCGGGGAGACGCGGTCACTAGCTGGCTCCCACTTGGAAAGTAGTGACGAAATCATCCAGATTTGAACTCCtaaatatcaaatatgtttGAAATCATTGGGGTGACCTGATGAGTCTGCAAACAGTTTTGGAGGTTTAAGACTGGTTTTGTAAACCCCTCA
This genomic interval carries:
- the vegfd gene encoding vascular endothelial growth factor D — protein: MMMKMKQTLCRISCLVTLLVELSWINVGHSMHREGGSRVMKEWERKVRSASSLDELLRLADFPDWKLWKCRMRLQQPETQTETLSSPPSAGSHRSTRYAAESYSLEILRAIDEEWQRTQCMPRETCVDVAKELGTDPSMFFKPPCVSIHRCSGCCNQEGVTCRNTTTVYVNKTVLSVIPFKFIPEPVLIKVANHTECRCMEPAIIRRDAQPHRSSGCSPIGQLSGAEDSRRLCASGLIWDCSSDRCIPYPSSTPEFPLTSWMPDCEIDVERCDCLPRPEPIRQPTSINPCHLNSSICALKHQRFDQSTCRCRRPK